Sequence from the Vanacampus margaritifer isolate UIUO_Vmar chromosome 18, RoL_Vmar_1.0, whole genome shotgun sequence genome:
TACACCGAAGAGCTGTTGCGTCAGCAGCAGTTCCTGGAGATCTACCTGGAGGGCACGCGCTCCCGCAGCGGCAAAGCGTCCACGGCGCGCGCCGGCATGCTGTCCATCGTGGTGGACGCGCTGCGCACGGGCTCCATCGCCGACGTGCTGGTGGTGCCGGTGGGCATCTCGTACGACCGCATCATCGAGGGCAACTACAACAGCGAGCAGCTGGTGAGGccgccgtcgccgtcgccgtcgccgGCGGCTTACGGCGGCCGCCGTGGCCATGTCTGAACTCTTCCGTGCGAGCAGGGCAAGCCCAAGAAGAACGAGAGCTTGTGGGGGATAGCGTGCGGCGTGTTCAGGATGCTGAGGAAGAACTACGGCTGCGTCCGCGTCGACTTCAACCAGCCCTTTTCCTTGAAGGTGAGGAGGCTCTTATTTTGAAGgacttgatttttttcattcaaaccAGGTGTCTTCATAACGCATCTGTGACGGCGATGGCCAAAATCAATCGTCAATTGCATCTCGCTTTattagttagtgtttgttttttttctgatcatAATACCCGCTTGAAAGATAGTGTTTTAAAAGTAGCCATTTTGGAGCTGCAAAGTTTCCGCCCGCCAGCGACGAGATGATTCATTGATTTCCAGTCTTTTACCTGTTGAACGCAGGAGTACCTGGACAGCCAGAGAAGCCGCCACATTGCCCCGCCGCTGTCCCTCGAGCACGCCTTGATGCCCGCCATCATAGACTCGCAGTAAGTGCGGCGCTCTTCTGCTTGTGTGCCACTAAAACCGTCACGTCAAGCCTCCAAAATGGCCCCCGGCCAAACctcttcccacttttgtcacagCAAGGCGCCGTCATTTGACATTTGCGCACAGCACTCGAGTTGACATTACCTCGGGGTCAGTTCACAGTCCCGCCGCAGCTGCCCGTATTTTGAACTCAAAAGACCCTCGCAGCCCAAAACAATACGCACCAAAAGAAATCTCCCCGTGACACTATTTTTGATTTCTTTCAGGCCCGACGTTCAGCTGTTGGACCGTCAGGAGGAAGGTCAGCAGAACAGAGAGCTTCCCGAAGATTTGTGCCGACGGCAGCTCATTAACAACTTGGCCAAGCACGTTCTTTTCAGTAAGGTTGCCTCTCCTCGTTAGTGGATCTTATTCCTCCCCGATGTCACATCTCAAGGTGTGTCATTGGAAAACCCTAACGGGCTTTCAGCAGCAGAAACCGGTTCCCCCCGGCTCGTTCAGCTGCATTgtgctacacttttttttttttttttttctaacctgcagccaatcacaaggccCCCAGCTGCGTGGCATGTTGTTTTCGGCCAATAGGATgcaggaggagggaggagggagggggaggggggagccCAAGAGGGGCTGGAATGCGGCGCCGGTGTTCTCCTGCTGCTTTTCATCCCCTCAAAGGAACGATGCTTAAGATGACTTGGAGCAACACGTTACTTTTCTTGCTTCCTCTTTTCTGAAGTCCTTTGTGAATATTTTGATACGGAAATTCAGGTTACTGAAAATGTTCACATCTTTTcttgcaaatgtttaacttaaAAATTCTACCGAATGCATTCAAATGTGTATGATATATTGATATTCAATTTTAAAACCATATTGCCCGGCCCTATGGGAGCGTTTGTACAGCTTAAGGCCTCCCACGTCTGCAGTTGAGCAGATAAGCGCCGTGGCGCCACTGTGCCGGTTTTTCAACATTCCCTTTATCTTCCTCCTGCAGCGGCTAACAAGTCGTCGGCCATCATGTCCACCCACATCGTGGCCTGTTTGCTGCTTTACCGACACAGACAGGTATGTCGGCCAATtggtttgcaatttttttttaatagcagttCTATGAATCTACCTTTTTGATGCCTTGCGCCAAGCAAGGTGAAGCATATGTCACACAAACCTCACTGCACGATGATGACCCAGAGATCAGGTGTCTTCCCTTATCGGCATTTTAACGCATTGGTGCCCCCTGCAGGAAGTATGGCGCACGTGTCAGTAGGactgtcactatcaaatctttttaaaattgattatccTATGATCGATCATTCCATCAAATCATCGCCCCAAAccccattaaataaaaagtaaaaaaaatatatatatatatgtgtgtatgtgtgtatgtatatatatatatatatatatatatatatatatatataatgtatctatgtgtatatgtatgcatatttgtatatatatgtatatatatatgtgtatatgtatgtatatatgtatgtgtatatatttgtatatatatgtatatatatgtgtgtatatatatatatgtgtgtgtatatatgtgtgtgtatatatatatgtgtgtatatatatatatatatgtgtgtatatatatgtgtgtatatatatgtgtatatatatatatgtatatatatatatgtgtgtatatatatatatatatatatatatgtgtatatatgtgtgtatatatatatatatgtgtgtatatatatatatatgtgtatatgtgtgtgtatatatatatatatatatatacatatgtgtgtgtatatatatatgtgtgtatatatatatatatatgtgtgtatatatatatgtgtgtatatatatatatatatgtgtgtatatatgtgtgtatatatatgtgtatatatatatatgtgtgtatatatatgtgtgtatatatatatatatatatatgtgtatatatgtgtatatatgtgtgtatatatatatatatatatatatgtgtataaatgtgtatatatgtgtgtatatatatatatgtgtgtatatatatatatatatatatatatatatatatatatatatatatatatatgtgtgtatatatatatgtgtgtatatatatatgtgtatatatatatgtgtgtatatatatatgtgtgtatatatatatatgtgtgtatatatatatgtgtgtatatatatatgtgtgtatatatatatgtgtgtatatatatatatgtgtatatatatatatatatgtgtatatatatatatatgtgtgtatatatatatatatatgtgtatatatatatatatgtgtgtatatatatatatatatgtatatatatatatatgtgtatatatatacatgtgtatatatatatatatatatgtatatatatatgtgtatatatatatatatgtgtgtatatatatatatatatgtgtatatatatatatatatatatgtatatatatatatatgtgtatatatatacatgtgtatatatatatatatatatgtatatatatatgtgtatatatatatatatgtgtgtatatatatatatatatgtgtatatatatatatatgtgtgtatatatatatatatatatatgtatatatatatatgtgtatatatatacatgtgtatatatatatatatatatgtatatatatatgtgtatatatatatgtgtatatatatatgtgtatatatatatgtgtatatatatatatgtatatatatgtgtatgtatatatatatatatatatatatgtgtatatatatatatatatatatatgtgtatatatatatatgtatatatatgtgtatgtgtatatatatatatgtatatatatatatgtatatatatgtgtatgtgtatatatatatgtgtatgtgtatatatatatatgtgtatatatatatatgtatatatatgtgtatgtatatatatatatgtgtgtgtatatatatatatatatgtgtgtatatatatatatatgtgtgtgtatatatatatatatatatatgtgtgtgtgtatgtatatatatatatgtatatatgtatatatatatatatgtgtgtatatatatatatatatgtgtatatatatatatgtgtgtatgtatgtattttttatttattttttcatttttggttaaTCCGCTGAGGTTGAATGTAGCAGAATTGAGTAGATTTAACTATTatttatgcattattaaacaccgAGAAAATTAGCCTACGCTAAACGGTTAGCATTTGTGATTAGCGCGCGAGTGATTACCaattaaggtaaacaaacaccaagtagccatttagttcacacatccATCATCATATCTACGTTACACGTGTAATAGTGTCTTCAAAGTCACCTACAGACGACCATGAGTAAAAAGGTGGAGCTGCCTCTTAATTAGCCGAATAACCTCCTGTCTACTGTGTGTGCGTCTCTCTAGAAACGCACGGACGGCGGCACCACTGAGGCAAACATTTTCAAGTCGACTTagccgccttttttttttttccccgcgtCCGTGAGTGACCAAACGTGAGCTTGTTTCCCGCAGGGCGTGGCGCTGTCCAAGCTGGTGGAGGATTTCTTCAACATGAAGGAGGAGGTGCTGTCGCGCGACTTCGACCTGGGCTTCTCAGGCAACTCTGAGGACGTGGTGATGCGGGCGCTGCACCTGCTGGAGAACTGCATCGCCGTCACCGGCGGCGCCAACCGCAACGGCGAGTTCACCATCGCGCCCAGCCACACCGTGCCGGCGCTCTTCGAACTCAACTTCTACAGCAATGGCCTCTTCCATGTCTTCATCGCCGACGCCATCGTGGGTACGTCGGCGCTCCAGTGGACACTTTGCTTTTTGGGATGTCATAATTGTTCATAATAGAACAAAAAGTTGCACTCATTTTAATtggatcatccatccatccattttccaaactgctTATCTTCATAATTGTATTAATTGGAAGgacatttattacaattaaataaatacattttaagatttattttatatacaatattttaataaaataaatttaaagatttattttatgtacaatattttcgTAATAAAATAAGTCATGCTCATTTTACAGTAATGCAATTATTTAGGCATTATTTCAGCAGATTAAAAACTTTTTACCaatattttgctattttataaaataataatgctcaTTCTTAGATGTTATCTAtaacatctaaaaaaaactattaaaattaaaaacattaaaattgtttattgtacTCCTTCTTAGTAACTATTAATATAATTAACTATTAATTGTATCattgttaaataatttaattgtaacaagtcaaattaatgaaaattgctaatgtttttactattttatgaaaattaatacattttaatacagttttttttttataatgaccAAATATTGAGGTGAATTAATTATTTActaatgtgtaaaataatttcAGTAATATTTTGATTCATGCTCATTTATACatgttattaattataatttaaaaagcaaatttaccaacattaaaattgtgGTTCttatatttctgtatttaatgtaaatgtgtttatttatattgaTAATAgaatggtcattaaaaaaaaaaaagatttatcattgaattataattaataaagcaacaccaaaaaatgacaattgtACTACTCATTTATGTATTGAAtgtgaaattgtttattttgagaccagtcattcattttttaacaaCAGTACTTTATTTTATATGATTCATTGAAATCGAACGAATCCATCTTGTCTGACGTGCGTGTGATGGATTTTGCGCGCAGCCTGCAGCATCCTGTCCCTGCAGCGGGAGCAGGCGGCGGAGGCGGAggcggcggcgacggcggcgtCGCAACAAGGTCCGAGCGCTGCGGCCGTCGGCTTCCCGCTCAGTCAGGAGAGACTCGTCCGCAAGGCTGCCGGCCTCTCGCACTTCCTGGTCAACGAGGTGGCCGTGGCCTCCGTAAGTCGTATGCGCGGCGCCGGCGGGCCTCACGCTTGCCATTGTTGATTTCACATGCAGTCAATCCCCGCCTGTTTGCGCCCCGCAGCCGTGCCAGACCATCTACCAGGTTTTCCACGACGCTGTCACCCGCCTCATCCAGTATGGCGTTCTCTATGTGGCGGAGGTCGGTTTCCAGACAAGTGCGCTTGCCGCCGCGGCCTTGCCGTTCTGCACCCTGATGCCTTTCTTGTGTGCCAGGAAGACCAGGAGGAACTCAGCCCCAGTCCCACGGAAGAACCTTGGCCCAAAAAGTTCCCCGAGCCGCTTTCCTGGAGGAGcgacgaggaggacgaggacagCGACTTTGGCGAAGAGCAGCGCGATCGCTACCTAAAGGTTCACGTTTGCTCTTTTTGCACTTCTTCCTGTTGGGCTCGTAACGAACAAGGTGCGACGCTTCCCCTCCCTGGCCAGGTGAGCCTGTCCGCGGAGCACCAGGAGTTCTTTGTGTTCCTGCAGCGGCTCCTGAGTCCCGTCCTGGAGGCCTACAGCGGCGCCGCCATCTTCGTGCACAGCTTGAGTCAGCCCATGGCCGAGCCCGAGTACACGCAGCGCCTCTTCAGATACCTGCTCACGCGCACCGAGAGGAAAATTGCTGCTTACGGTGATTATGGcggcaattttattttattttttttaatgcaggccTTAACATATTTTAGACAATTACGAGACTTTTAAATCgacttttatattttaaaaagagaCAAATAAACGCACATCTCTACAGATTAGGGTTGGGCGGTATTATGGTAATAAGGTATCCCCCCGCGGTgtctaaaaatagaaatggtgtcattaaaaattttttttaaaaactgcagCGCATAATGACCTATTATGATATTaaaccatttttatttgtaatattactataagagtttaaaattaatagtaagctgttagtcatgtgacagtcacatgaccaaccATAAGGCGGAGCGAGGCAAAATGGCCAGTTGCACAGCTCGGGAgcggcccccccccccaaaaaaaaatacaatttgccAGCAAAAGTCAACGGTGTGAGATGGAAATACTTTGCATCTCATCTGAGGCACAATATCAATAACAATCATTTTTGATCCTCAGGTGAAAGTGC
This genomic interval carries:
- the gpam gene encoding glycerol-3-phosphate acyltransferase 1, mitochondrial isoform X3, whose translation is MELSDGLLLQVNNGEQWCNQWKRPNDDSVRLQTDRSTSPSVLRCVATTWKEGLLNRKRPFVGRCCHSCTPQSWEKLFNPSIPSLGLRNVIYINETHTRQRGWLARQLSYVLFVMERDVHKDMFPRNVVENVLNSKSVESAILSVASDLDEAAGERRKSVRKVKQKARRFLQQMVASVSPAFIRLTGWVLLRLFNGFFWSIQIHKGQLEMVKKAAAEHDAPMVFLPVHKSHIDYLLITLILFCHNIKAPHIAAGNNLSIPILSTLIRKLGGFFIRRRMEESGDGKKDILYRSLLYAYTEELLRQQQFLEIYLEGTRSRSGKASTARAGMLSIVVDALRTGSIADVLVVPVGISYDRIIEGNYNSEQLGKPKKNESLWGIACGVFRMLRKNYGCVRVDFNQPFSLKEYLDSQRSRHIAPPLSLEHALMPAIIDSQPDVQLLDRQEEGQQNRELPEDLCRRQLINNLAKHVLFTANKSSAIMSTHIVACLLLYRHRQGVALSKLVEDFFNMKEEVLSRDFDLGFSGNSEDVVMRALHLLENCIAVTGGANRNGEFTIAPSHTVPALFELNFYSNGLFHVFIADAIVACSILSLQREQAAEAEAAATAASQQGPSAAAVGFPLSQERLVRKAAGLSHFLVNEVAVASPCQTIYQVFHDAVTRLIQYGVLYVAETRRNSAPVPRKNLGPKSSPSRFPGGATRRTRTATLAKSSAIAT
- the gpam gene encoding glycerol-3-phosphate acyltransferase 1, mitochondrial isoform X2, which codes for MELSDGLLLQVNNGEQWCNQWKRPNDDSDRSTSPSVLRCVATTWKEGLLNRKRPFVGRCCHSCTPQSWEKLFNPSIPSLGLRNVIYINETHTRQRGWLARQLSYVLFVMERDVHKDMFPRNVVENVLNSKSVESAILSVASDLDEAAGERRKSVRKVKQKARRFLQQMVASVSPAFIRLTGWVLLRLFNGFFWSIQIHKGQLEMVKKAAAEHDAPMVFLPVHKSHIDYLLITLILFCHNIKAPHIAAGNNLSIPILSTLIRKLGGFFIRRRMEESGDGKKDILYRSLLYAYTEELLRQQQFLEIYLEGTRSRSGKASTARAGMLSIVVDALRTGSIADVLVVPVGISYDRIIEGNYNSEQLGKPKKNESLWGIACGVFRMLRKNYGCVRVDFNQPFSLKEYLDSQRSRHIAPPLSLEHALMPAIIDSQPDVQLLDRQEEGQQNRELPEDLCRRQLINNLAKHVLFTANKSSAIMSTHIVACLLLYRHRQGVALSKLVEDFFNMKEEVLSRDFDLGFSGNSEDVVMRALHLLENCIAVTGGANRNGEFTIAPSHTVPALFELNFYSNGLFHVFIADAIVACSILSLQREQAAEAEAAATAASQQGPSAAAVGFPLSQERLVRKAAGLSHFLVNEVAVASPCQTIYQVFHDAVTRLIQYGVLYVAEEDQEELSPSPTEEPWPKKFPEPLSWRSDEEDEDSDFGEEQRDRYLKVSLSAEHQEFFVFLQRLLSPVLEAYSGAAIFVHSLSQPMAEPEYTQRLFRYLLTRTERKIAAYGESATHYLVKNTVRTFKDLGVLKERREERVTTLELSATFLPQANRNKLLQYILGFTLL
- the gpam gene encoding glycerol-3-phosphate acyltransferase 1, mitochondrial isoform X1 gives rise to the protein MELSDGLLLQVNNGEQWCNQWKRPNDDSVRLQTDRSTSPSVLRCVATTWKEGLLNRKRPFVGRCCHSCTPQSWEKLFNPSIPSLGLRNVIYINETHTRQRGWLARQLSYVLFVMERDVHKDMFPRNVVENVLNSKSVESAILSVASDLDEAAGERRKSVRKVKQKARRFLQQMVASVSPAFIRLTGWVLLRLFNGFFWSIQIHKGQLEMVKKAAAEHDAPMVFLPVHKSHIDYLLITLILFCHNIKAPHIAAGNNLSIPILSTLIRKLGGFFIRRRMEESGDGKKDILYRSLLYAYTEELLRQQQFLEIYLEGTRSRSGKASTARAGMLSIVVDALRTGSIADVLVVPVGISYDRIIEGNYNSEQLGKPKKNESLWGIACGVFRMLRKNYGCVRVDFNQPFSLKEYLDSQRSRHIAPPLSLEHALMPAIIDSQPDVQLLDRQEEGQQNRELPEDLCRRQLINNLAKHVLFTANKSSAIMSTHIVACLLLYRHRQGVALSKLVEDFFNMKEEVLSRDFDLGFSGNSEDVVMRALHLLENCIAVTGGANRNGEFTIAPSHTVPALFELNFYSNGLFHVFIADAIVACSILSLQREQAAEAEAAATAASQQGPSAAAVGFPLSQERLVRKAAGLSHFLVNEVAVASPCQTIYQVFHDAVTRLIQYGVLYVAEEDQEELSPSPTEEPWPKKFPEPLSWRSDEEDEDSDFGEEQRDRYLKVSLSAEHQEFFVFLQRLLSPVLEAYSGAAIFVHSLSQPMAEPEYTQRLFRYLLTRTERKIAAYGESATHYLVKNTVRTFKDLGVLKERREERVTTLELSATFLPQANRNKLLQYILGFTLL